The following coding sequences lie in one Haloarcula marina genomic window:
- a CDS encoding glycoside hydrolase family 3 N-terminal domain-containing protein: protein MIAEDAPEYRDASLPVDRRVDDLIDRMTVEELVAQLLSVPAYQLVIEGDDEDVGQLLTEDGEFDREAATDILEHGIGHLTRLAGGGGLEPERAAEITDEVQNLLVEETRLGIPAVPHEECLSGYMGPDGTTFPQGIGLASTWDPDLVEGMTTRIRDQLLSIGSVHALSPVLDIARDLRWGRTEETFGEDPYLVAQMASAYVRGLQGSDPTEGISATLKHFVGHGLGEGGKNRSSVQIGERELREVHLFPFEAAIHEANAESVMNAYHDIDGVPCAADESLLTDVLRGEWDFEGTVVSDYFSVRFLHEEHGVARDRYEAAIQAVEAGLDVELPQIEAYDHLVEAVESGDIARETVETSARRVLRQKFEKGLFEEYGSDPEDAAEAFGPDAHREYARDLARESITLLKNEDELLPLDDDTSVAVVGPKADTPEGQLGDYAYAAHYPEKESNRHVVTPLEAFQSRLGEEQVTYAAGCTTTGPETDGFESAVDATATSDVAVAFVGSRSAIALSDAEGEDRRDRPDVPTSGEGADVTDLELPGVQQELVERLHETDTPLVVVQVSGKPHSIEWIDQHVPAVVHAWLPGEEGGHGIADVLFGDHSPSGRLPVSVAKNVGQLPVYYGRKPNSRNERHVYADSDPLYPFGYGLSYTEFEYGDLSLSDDEVHPAGTVTASVTVENTGSVAGHEVVQCYAHQAWPSQARPVQELVGFERVHLDPGESATVYFEIATAQLAFHDRDMDLVVEPDEYELRIGRSAATTETADSFEVVGDRYEVPRSGRVYFAETRVEN from the coding sequence ATGATAGCAGAAGATGCTCCTGAGTACCGAGATGCCTCGTTGCCAGTCGACCGTAGGGTCGACGATCTGATTGACCGGATGACGGTCGAGGAACTGGTCGCCCAGTTACTCTCCGTGCCAGCGTATCAACTTGTCATCGAGGGAGACGACGAAGATGTGGGCCAGTTGCTTACCGAAGACGGCGAGTTCGATCGAGAGGCTGCGACAGATATCCTCGAGCATGGTATCGGCCACCTCACACGACTCGCCGGCGGTGGCGGCCTCGAACCGGAACGTGCTGCCGAGATAACCGATGAGGTCCAGAACCTGCTCGTCGAAGAGACTCGATTAGGCATTCCAGCCGTCCCCCACGAAGAGTGTCTCAGTGGGTACATGGGTCCCGACGGAACGACGTTCCCGCAAGGAATCGGTCTAGCGAGTACGTGGGATCCTGACCTCGTCGAAGGGATGACCACGCGGATTCGCGACCAGCTTTTGTCTATCGGTTCAGTCCACGCCCTCTCCCCAGTTCTCGATATCGCACGGGACCTCCGGTGGGGTCGCACCGAGGAGACGTTCGGCGAGGATCCGTACCTCGTCGCACAGATGGCCAGTGCCTACGTCCGCGGGTTACAGGGTTCGGACCCAACTGAAGGTATCTCTGCGACGCTCAAACACTTCGTCGGCCACGGACTTGGTGAAGGTGGGAAGAACCGCTCCTCGGTCCAGATCGGCGAACGAGAACTCCGCGAGGTCCACCTGTTCCCGTTCGAGGCCGCCATCCACGAGGCGAACGCCGAGTCCGTGATGAACGCGTATCACGACATCGACGGCGTCCCCTGTGCGGCCGACGAGTCCTTACTCACCGACGTGCTCCGCGGGGAGTGGGACTTCGAGGGAACCGTGGTTTCGGATTACTTCAGCGTCCGGTTCCTCCACGAGGAACACGGAGTCGCTCGCGATCGGTACGAAGCCGCGATTCAGGCGGTCGAAGCAGGACTCGACGTAGAACTCCCACAGATAGAAGCGTACGACCACCTTGTCGAAGCAGTTGAGTCCGGGGACATCGCCCGCGAGACCGTCGAGACGTCGGCTCGGCGAGTCCTCCGCCAGAAATTCGAGAAAGGATTGTTCGAGGAGTATGGCTCGGACCCCGAAGACGCGGCTGAGGCGTTCGGACCTGACGCCCACCGAGAGTACGCTCGCGACCTTGCCCGCGAATCCATAACGCTCCTGAAAAACGAGGATGAGTTGCTCCCGCTCGACGACGACACGTCGGTGGCCGTCGTCGGCCCGAAGGCTGACACGCCGGAGGGACAACTGGGCGACTACGCCTACGCCGCTCACTACCCTGAGAAAGAGTCGAACCGTCACGTGGTGACGCCGCTCGAAGCCTTCCAGAGCCGTCTCGGTGAAGAACAGGTGACGTATGCTGCTGGTTGTACCACTACGGGCCCCGAGACAGACGGCTTCGAGTCGGCGGTCGATGCCACCGCTACGAGCGATGTTGCGGTCGCATTCGTCGGTTCGCGCTCGGCCATCGCACTCAGCGACGCGGAAGGGGAGGACCGACGCGACCGCCCCGACGTGCCGACGAGCGGCGAGGGTGCGGACGTGACCGACCTCGAACTGCCGGGGGTCCAGCAGGAACTGGTCGAACGACTCCACGAGACCGACACGCCCCTCGTCGTCGTCCAGGTCAGTGGCAAACCCCACAGCATCGAGTGGATCGACCAGCACGTCCCCGCAGTGGTCCACGCGTGGCTTCCCGGCGAAGAGGGTGGCCACGGCATCGCAGACGTGCTGTTCGGCGATCACAGTCCGAGTGGACGCCTCCCCGTCTCGGTGGCAAAGAACGTCGGACAGCTTCCGGTCTACTACGGTCGCAAGCCCAACAGTCGAAACGAGCGCCACGTCTACGCCGACAGTGACCCCCTCTACCCGTTCGGATACGGCCTGAGTTACACTGAATTCGAGTACGGCGACCTGTCACTGTCTGACGACGAAGTTCATCCAGCGGGAACCGTCACTGCGAGTGTGACCGTCGAGAATACGGGCTCGGTCGCCGGACACGAGGTCGTCCAGTGTTACGCCCACCAAGCCTGGCCGAGTCAGGCCCGCCCCGTGCAGGAACTCGTCGGGTTTGAGCGAGTTCACCTCGACCCGGGAGAGTCGGCGACAGTTTATTTCGAAATCGCAACTGCACAGCTAGCCTTCCACGACAGGGATATGGATCTCGTCGTTGAACCCGACGAGTACGAACTTCGCATCGGGCGGTCGGCCGCGACCACCGAGACTGCCGACTCCTTCGAGGTGGTCGGTGACCGCTACGAGGTACCACGGAGTGGCCGTGTCTACTTCGCGGAGACGCGCGTCGAGAACTGA
- the gfo6 gene encoding D-xylose 1-dehydrogenase Gfo6: protein MLDWIRSYEDRDWQITSEGTVRYALLGLGWWTLDVSLPAIENSELGEATVLVSSSTEKAEKAAAEHDVEKGISYEEFHDGAASEAYDALYVGTPNALHLEYIETAATLDKPVICEKPMESTVERAEQMVETCETANVPLMIAYRMHTEPAVRRARELIVDGFLGEPVSVHGHNTQPVLEMIPNPDQWRLDPDISGYGTSVMDLGIYSLNTTRFLLRREPLAVTSQMHSPHEAFSDVPDERSSSLLYFEDDIVMTSTSSQNAQTDTHLKVTGTEGQIELQPAFHGECTLHLKRGDLSITVDHTTFDAQREMREEFDYFADRILSDGEIYPDGRHGLQDMRIIRAIHEAGESGERVDIQ, encoded by the coding sequence ATGCTGGATTGGATACGATCGTACGAGGACCGTGATTGGCAAATAACGAGCGAGGGGACCGTCCGATACGCGCTCCTCGGGCTCGGGTGGTGGACGCTCGATGTGTCGCTGCCAGCCATAGAGAACTCCGAACTGGGTGAGGCGACCGTTCTCGTTAGCAGTTCGACCGAGAAGGCCGAAAAAGCGGCAGCGGAGCACGACGTCGAAAAGGGGATCAGCTACGAAGAGTTCCACGATGGAGCAGCGAGTGAGGCGTACGACGCGCTCTACGTCGGGACGCCTAACGCGCTCCACCTCGAGTATATCGAAACTGCGGCAACACTCGACAAGCCGGTCATCTGCGAGAAGCCGATGGAATCGACTGTCGAACGTGCCGAGCAGATGGTCGAGACCTGTGAAACGGCCAACGTGCCACTGATGATTGCGTATCGAATGCACACGGAGCCGGCCGTCCGACGAGCACGGGAGCTTATCGTCGACGGGTTCCTCGGCGAACCGGTCTCAGTCCACGGCCACAACACCCAGCCGGTTCTCGAAATGATACCGAATCCAGACCAGTGGCGACTCGACCCAGACATCTCCGGATACGGGACGTCGGTGATGGACCTGGGTATCTACTCGCTGAACACCACCCGATTCTTGCTCCGGCGCGAACCGCTCGCGGTCACCAGCCAGATGCACTCGCCACACGAGGCGTTCAGCGACGTGCCGGACGAGCGGTCGTCGTCGCTCCTCTACTTCGAAGACGATATCGTCATGACTTCCACGTCGAGTCAGAACGCACAGACTGACACCCACCTCAAAGTCACCGGGACCGAAGGCCAAATCGAACTCCAACCTGCCTTTCACGGCGAATGTACGCTGCATCTCAAACGCGGTGACCTTTCGATCACCGTCGACCACACGACGTTCGACGCTCAGCGAGAGATGCGCGAGGAGTTCGACTACTTCGCTGATCGTATCCTCTCAGACGGCGAAATCTATCCCGACGGGCGACACGGACTACAGGACATGCGGATTATCCGTGCGATCCACGAGGCTGGCGAGTCTGGAGAACGCGTGGACATCCAATAG
- a CDS encoding NADP-dependent malic enzyme produces the protein MGLHDDSLDYHESDPPGKIEIATTKSTSTQRDLSLAYSPGVAAPCGEIAETPEDAYRYTAKGNLVAVVSDGSAVLGLGDIGPVASKPVMEGKGVLFKRFADIDVFDIELDASSTEAFVGHVAAMEPTFGGVNLEDIAAPDCFTIEERLREQMDVPVFHDDQHGTAIISGAALINAAQIAGKDLGDLNVTFAGAGAAATATARFFVSLGVSTENITMCDIDGILTSDRAAQGELHQYNREFARDRTPGDLADAMDSSDVFVGLSAGGIVDEAMVRSMAENPIIFAMANPDPEIDYHAAKNAREDTVIMATGRSDYPNQVNNVLGFPFIFRGALDVRATEINEAMKVAAAERLAELAREDVPDAVVKAYGEQPLQFGPEYIIPKPLDPRILFELAPAVANAAVESGAARRELDLSQYVEHLEARLGKSREMMRVVFNKAQRDPKRVVFAEGTDVKIIRAAYQLIDQEIADPVLIGDREQITQTISELGLSFSPDILDPAEMELDTYAETLYERRKRNGITRRDAAERITDGNYLGSVLVERGEADAMLTGLTHQYPAALRPPLQIIGTDDDADYAAGVYMLTFKNRVVFCADTTVNQDPSAEVLAEVTRHTAALARRFNVEPRAALLSYSDFGSVRTAGAAKPRRAAERLRENPTVDFPVDGEMQADTAVVEEMLTGTYEFSDLDEPANVLVFPNLEAGNIAYKLLQRLGGAEAIGPMLVGMDKPVHVLQRGDEVKDIVNMASVAVVDAQEK, from the coding sequence ATGGGACTCCACGACGATTCACTCGACTACCACGAGTCCGACCCACCTGGAAAGATTGAAATCGCGACCACCAAATCGACGAGTACCCAGCGCGACCTGTCGCTCGCATACTCGCCGGGGGTCGCTGCGCCATGCGGGGAAATCGCTGAGACGCCGGAAGACGCCTATCGCTACACGGCGAAAGGGAATCTCGTCGCGGTTGTCTCTGACGGCTCCGCGGTGCTCGGACTTGGTGATATCGGTCCAGTTGCCTCGAAGCCAGTGATGGAGGGCAAGGGTGTCTTGTTCAAACGGTTTGCAGATATCGACGTGTTCGACATCGAACTCGATGCGTCTTCGACCGAAGCGTTCGTCGGTCACGTAGCGGCGATGGAACCGACCTTCGGTGGCGTCAACCTCGAGGACATCGCTGCACCTGATTGCTTCACTATCGAAGAGCGGCTTCGAGAACAGATGGACGTACCGGTCTTCCACGACGACCAGCACGGAACAGCGATTATCTCCGGTGCGGCCCTCATCAACGCTGCACAGATTGCCGGCAAAGACCTCGGCGACCTAAACGTGACATTCGCCGGTGCCGGTGCGGCCGCGACGGCAACCGCTCGATTCTTCGTCTCGCTCGGGGTCTCAACCGAGAACATCACGATGTGTGATATCGACGGTATCCTTACTTCCGACCGCGCAGCACAGGGCGAACTCCATCAGTACAACCGCGAGTTTGCACGAGACCGTACTCCAGGGGACCTTGCTGACGCGATGGACAGTTCTGACGTCTTCGTGGGCCTCTCAGCTGGCGGAATCGTCGATGAGGCGATGGTCCGATCGATGGCAGAGAACCCGATTATCTTCGCGATGGCCAATCCCGACCCCGAAATCGACTACCACGCCGCGAAGAACGCGCGTGAAGACACCGTCATCATGGCGACTGGGCGTTCTGATTATCCGAACCAAGTCAACAACGTCCTCGGGTTTCCGTTTATTTTCCGCGGTGCGCTCGATGTGCGTGCGACCGAGATAAACGAGGCGATGAAGGTGGCTGCAGCCGAACGGCTGGCGGAACTCGCACGCGAAGACGTGCCCGACGCCGTCGTGAAAGCCTACGGTGAGCAGCCCCTTCAATTCGGCCCCGAGTACATCATTCCCAAGCCGCTAGACCCGCGGATTCTGTTCGAACTCGCTCCGGCGGTAGCCAACGCTGCCGTCGAGAGCGGGGCCGCGCGTCGAGAACTCGACCTCAGTCAGTACGTCGAGCACCTAGAGGCACGCCTGGGGAAGTCTCGTGAGATGATGCGAGTCGTGTTCAACAAGGCACAGCGCGATCCGAAGCGGGTCGTCTTCGCTGAGGGCACCGACGTGAAGATCATCCGTGCCGCCTACCAACTAATCGATCAGGAAATCGCGGATCCGGTCTTGATCGGAGACCGTGAGCAGATCACTCAAACAATATCGGAGTTGGGGCTGTCCTTCTCGCCGGACATCCTCGACCCGGCTGAGATGGAACTCGACACATATGCCGAGACGCTCTACGAGCGGCGTAAGCGAAACGGCATCACGCGGCGGGATGCGGCTGAGCGTATCACAGATGGAAACTACCTCGGCAGCGTCCTCGTCGAGCGGGGCGAAGCCGACGCGATGTTGACCGGATTGACACACCAGTACCCTGCCGCGTTGCGTCCCCCACTCCAGATCATCGGAACCGACGACGATGCCGACTACGCGGCCGGCGTCTATATGCTCACGTTCAAAAACCGGGTCGTATTTTGTGCCGACACCACAGTCAACCAAGACCCAAGCGCCGAGGTGCTCGCCGAAGTAACCCGCCACACCGCTGCGCTGGCCCGCCGATTCAATGTCGAGCCGCGTGCCGCGTTGTTGTCGTACTCCGACTTCGGGAGCGTCAGGACGGCTGGGGCCGCGAAACCCCGACGTGCCGCAGAACGTCTCCGGGAGAACCCGACGGTCGACTTCCCGGTCGACGGGGAAATGCAAGCGGATACCGCCGTAGTCGAAGAGATGTTGACTGGTACGTACGAGTTTTCCGACCTCGACGAGCCGGCGAACGTGCTCGTGTTCCCTAACCTCGAAGCTGGGAATATCGCCTACAAACTCCTCCAACGTCTCGGCGGTGCGGAAGCTATCGGTCCGATGCTCGTCGGTATGGACAAGCCAGTCCACGTGCTCCAACGCGGGGACGAAGTCAAAGATATCGTCAACATGGCGAGTGTCGCCGTCGTGGACGCACAGGAGAAGTGA